The genomic window CGAGCGGCAGCGACAGCAGCAGCGTCGCAACGAAGACCTGCAGCGTGACGGCGGTGCCCTCGAGCAGCGGGCCGAGGATGTTGAGGAGGTAGTCCATGGAAGATCCGCCCAGCGGCGGGCGACCGGCCCGCCGCCGACGGCGGCCGGCGGGCGGCTCAGTTGACGCTTACTTGACGATGTCCTTGCCGAACCACTGCGTCGAGATGCGCGCGGCGGCACCGTCCTTCTTCATCCCGTCCATCGCCTGCTGCAGCTTGCCGAGCAGCGCCGCGTCGTCCTTGCGCACGCCGACGCCATACTCCTCGGTGCCGAAGTGCTCGTCGAGCACGGCATACTCGCCCGGCTTCTTCGCGGTGTAGTAGCGGCCGACCACTTCGTCGACGACCAGTGCGTCGAGGCGGCCGGCGGCGAGGTCCATCAGCGCGGTGACGTTGTCGCCGAACTTCTTCAGCTGCTTGAGCGACTTGCCGGCGGCGTCCTTCTCGATGGCCTCGACGGCGCTGCTGCCTTCCTGCACGCCGACGACCTTGCCGGCCAGGTCGGCCTTGCTCTTGATCGGCGAACTGGCCGCGACGACGACGATCTGGCGGTTCTCCAGGTAGGGCGCGGTGAAGGCGATCTTCTCCTTGCGCGGCTCGGTGATGGTCAGGCCGTTCCACAGCACGTCGACGCGCTTGCCGGAGAGCTCGGCCTCCTTCGCATTCCAGTCGATCGGCTTGAACTCGACGTCGGCACCGAGGCGCTTCGCCGCCTCGCGGGCAAGGTCGATGTCGAAGCCGACCAGCACGCCCTTCTCGTCGCGGAACCCCATCGGCGGAAAGTTGTCGTCGAGGCCGACGACGATCTTCGTCGGCGCGGCCGGCGCCGGTGCGGCAGCGGCTGGCGCCTCCTCCCTCTTGCCGCAGGCGGCGATCAGCAGCGTGGACACGAGGGCGGCGGCGAGCAGGGTGCGGGAGGCTTTCATGGGCTGTTCTTTCTTGGAAATCATGAACTTCCCGAGACTCCGGCGGGCGCCGCGGGAAGACGAAAAGCGCGGATTGTCCCTCCGTTGCCGGCGCGATTCAACTGGCCACCGACGGGCCGGCTGAACAAATCGCCAGCATCTCCTGACGAAACGTCAGAAAGAAATACAAAAGCCCCGCAATGCGGGGCTTTTCTGCACACAGTGCCAGCGGATACGGCGATCAGAACGGGATGTCGTCGTCCATGTCGTCGAAGCTCGGCTTCTTCGCCGCGCTCGGCTTGGCGCCGCCGTAGGACGGGGCCGGCGCCTCGCCGCCGCCGTACGAGGACGGCTCGCCCTGGCCCTGGCGGCCACCGAGCATCTTCATCTCTTCCGCCTCGATCTCGGTCGTGTAGCGCTCCTGGCCGTCCTTGTCCTGCCACTTGCGGGTGCGGATGCGGCCCTCGATATAGACCTGCGAGCCCTTCTTCAGGTACTGGCCGGCGATCTCGGCGAGGCGGCGGAAGAGCACGACGCGGTGCCATTCGGTGGCCTCCTTGCGCTCGCCGCTCTGCTTGTCCTTCCAGGTTTCGGTCGTCGCCAGGCGGATGTTGGTCACCGGGTCGCCGCTCGGCAGGTAGCGGGTTTCGGGGTCGGCGCCGAGGTTGCCGACGAGGATCACTTTGTTGACCGAAGCCATTTGTCTGTCTCCCTCCAGAGGGGTTGCGTTTAATCGGGTAGCGGGGCGGGTTGCTTCTTCGCGCGTACCGGCAGCGGCGCCATGGTCAGGCCGAGGCCCAGCCAGACCAGCGTCAGCAGGCCGCAGGCGGCATAGACCGCGTCGGCGCCGAAGCGCTGCGCGAGGAAACCGCCGAGCGCGCCGCCGGCGGCGAGCCCCAGCGCCTGCGTCGTATTATATATGCCGAGCGCCAGCCCCTTCGCCTGCGCCGGCGCGATGCGCGAGATCATCGACGGCAGCGAGGCCTCGAGGATGTTGAAGCCGACGAAGAAGAGGAACAGGAAGAAGGCCAGCGACCAGACGCCGTCGCCGAACAGCGCGAAGCCGGCCTGGGTGGCGAGGACGACCAGGATGGCGCCGTTGAACACCGCCTTGGTCTTGTTCCTGCGCTCGGCGGCGACGATCGCCGGGATCATCAGCACGAAGGAGAGCAGCAGCGCCGGCAGGTAGACCTTCCAGTGCTCCGGCAGCGGCAGGCCGCCGGCCTTGACCAGCGCCAACGGGATGACCACGAACATCGCCATCTGCGCCAGGTGCAGCGTGAAGATGCCGAAATTCAGCCGCAGCAGTTCCGGGTCGAAGGCGACGCGGGCGAACGGGACCGGCCCGTCCGCGTGGTGCTCGGGCGGCGGCGGCTCGGGCACGACGTAGAGCACGAGCAGGATCGCCGCCAGCGCCAGCGCGCCGGTCATGCCGAACAGCCCGCCCATGCCGATCGCGCGGTAGAGCACCGGCGCCAGCACCAGCGACAGCGCGAAGACGAGGCCGATCGACGAGCCGATCATGGCCATCACCTTGGTCCGGTGCTGCTCGCGCGTGAGGTCGGCGGCGAGCGCGGTGACCGCGGCCGAAATGGCGCCGGCGCCCTGCAGCACGCGGCCGGCGATCACCCACCAGATGTCGGGCGCGAAGGCGGCGACGAAGCTGCCGAGCGCGAAGATGACGAGACCGAGGATGATCACCCGCTTGCGGCCGAACTTGTCGGAGGCGGCGCCGAAGGCGATCTGCAAGAGCGACTGCGTCAGGCCGTAGGCGCCGATGGCGAGGCCGACCAGCGTCAGGTCGTCGCCGCCCGGGATGCCCTGGGCGTGCACGGCGAACACCGGCAGGATCAGGAACAGGCCGAGCATGCGCAGCGCAAAAATGGCGGCGAGGCTGGCGCCGGCGCGCTTTTCGTCGCGCGTCATCGGGTCGGCCGAAGGGGAAAACATGGGAGTCTGGCGAGATTGGTTCATGCTGGGAAGGGGCGTATATTAGCAGGTTTGCTTTAACCTCCCCGACCCCTCCGATGGAAGAAATCCGCATCCGCGGCGCGCGCACCCACAACCTCAAGAACATCAGCCTCGACCTGCCGCGCGACAAACTGATCGTCATCACCGGCCTGTCCGGTTCCGGCAAGTCCTCGCTCGCCTTCGACACGCTCTACGCCGAGGGCCAGCGGCGCTACGTCGAGTCGCTGTCGGCCTACGCCCGCCAGTTCCTGCAGCTGATGGAGAAGCCGGACGTGGATTTGATCGAGGGCCTCTCCCCGGCGATCTCGATCGAACAGAAGGCGACCAGCCACAACCCGCGCTCGACCGTCGGCACCGTCACCGAGATCCACGACTACCTGCGCCTGCTGTTCGCCCGCGCCGGCACGCCGTTCTGCCCGGAACACAACCTGGCGCTGGAAGCGCAGACCGTATCGCAGATGGTCGACCACGTGCTGGCGCTGCCCGAGGACAGCAAGCTGATGATCCTGGCGCCGGTCGTCGCCAACCGCAAGGGCGAGCAGCTCGACCTGTTCGCCGAGCTGCGCGCGCAGGGCTTCGTCCGCCTGCGCGTCGATGGAAAAATCTACGAGATCGACGCCCTGCCGAAGCTCGCCAAGTCGCAGAAGCACAGCATCGACGTGGTGGTGGATCGGCTGAAGGTGCGCGAGGACATGCGCCAGCGGCTGGCCGAGTCGTTCGAGACCGCGCTCCGGCACGCCGAGGGCCGCGCCATCGCGCTCGAGATGGACTCCAACGTCGAGCACCTGTTCTCGGCCAAGTTCGCCTGCCCGGTCTGCGCGTACGCGCTGCAGGAGCTGGAGCCGCGGCTCTTTTCGTTCAACAACCCGATGGGCGCCTGCCCGAAGTGCGACGGCCTCGGCGTCATCCAGTTCTTCGACCCGAAGCGCGTCGTCGCCCACCCCGACCTGTCGCTCGCCGCCGGCGCGATCCGCGGCTGGGACCGGCGCAACCAGTTCTACTTCCAGCTGCTCGGCTCGCTCGCCGCGCACTTCAAGTTCGACATCGACACGCCGTGGAACGAGCTGCCCGACGAGATCCAGCAGCTGGTGCTGTTCGGCTCCGGCCGGCAGACGATCCCCTTCGCCTACCTCAACGAGCGCGGCCGGCCGACGATCCGCGAGCACAGCTTCGAGGGCATCGTGCACAACCTCGAACGGCGCTACAAGGAAACCGACTCGGTCGCCGTGCGCGAGGAACTGTCCAAGTTCATCAGCGACTCGACCTGTCCGAGCTGCGAAGGCACCCGGCTGCGCCTGGAGGCGCGCCATGTGCGCATCGGCGGCGCGACGCTGCACCAGATCAGCCGCATGCCGCTCGGCGAGGCGCGCGACTTCTTCCTGAAGCTGACGATGACCGGGCACAAGGCGCAGGTCGCCGAGAAGATCCTCAAGGAGATCACCAGCCGCCTGCAGTTCCTGATCAACGTCGGCCTCGACTACCTGTCGCTCGACCGCTCGGCGGAGACGCTGTCGGGCGGCGAGGCGCAGCGCATCCGGCTGGCCTCGCAGATCGGCTCCGGGCTGACCGGCGTCATGTATGTGCTCGACGAGCCGTCGATCGGCCTGCACCAGCGCGACAACGACCGCCTGCTGAAGACGCTGGCCCAGCTGCGCGACATCGGCAACACGGTGATCGTCGTCGAGCACGACGAGGACGCGATCCGCAGCGCCGACTACGTCGTCGACATCGGCCCCGGCGCCGGCGTCCATGGTGGCGCGATCGTCGCCCAAGGCACGCCGCAGCAGGTCGAGAACAACCCGGCGTCGATGACCGGCGA from Azospira restricta includes these protein-coding regions:
- a CDS encoding amino acid ABC transporter substrate-binding protein — translated: MKASRTLLAAALVSTLLIAACGKREEAPAAAAPAPAAPTKIVVGLDDNFPPMGFRDEKGVLVGFDIDLAREAAKRLGADVEFKPIDWNAKEAELSGKRVDVLWNGLTITEPRKEKIAFTAPYLENRQIVVVAASSPIKSKADLAGKVVGVQEGSSAVEAIEKDAAGKSLKQLKKFGDNVTALMDLAAGRLDALVVDEVVGRYYTAKKPGEYAVLDEHFGTEEYGVGVRKDDAALLGKLQQAMDGMKKDGAAARISTQWFGKDIVK
- the ssb gene encoding single-stranded DNA-binding protein, whose amino-acid sequence is MASVNKVILVGNLGADPETRYLPSGDPVTNIRLATTETWKDKQSGERKEATEWHRVVLFRRLAEIAGQYLKKGSQVYIEGRIRTRKWQDKDGQERYTTEIEAEEMKMLGGRQGQGEPSSYGGGEAPAPSYGGAKPSAAKKPSFDDMDDDIPF
- a CDS encoding MFS transporter — its product is MFSPSADPMTRDEKRAGASLAAIFALRMLGLFLILPVFAVHAQGIPGGDDLTLVGLAIGAYGLTQSLLQIAFGAASDKFGRKRVIILGLVIFALGSFVAAFAPDIWWVIAGRVLQGAGAISAAVTALAADLTREQHRTKVMAMIGSSIGLVFALSLVLAPVLYRAIGMGGLFGMTGALALAAILLVLYVVPEPPPPEHHADGPVPFARVAFDPELLRLNFGIFTLHLAQMAMFVVIPLALVKAGGLPLPEHWKVYLPALLLSFVLMIPAIVAAERRNKTKAVFNGAILVVLATQAGFALFGDGVWSLAFFLFLFFVGFNILEASLPSMISRIAPAQAKGLALGIYNTTQALGLAAGGALGGFLAQRFGADAVYAACGLLTLVWLGLGLTMAPLPVRAKKQPAPLPD
- the uvrA gene encoding excinuclease ABC subunit UvrA — encoded protein: MEEIRIRGARTHNLKNISLDLPRDKLIVITGLSGSGKSSLAFDTLYAEGQRRYVESLSAYARQFLQLMEKPDVDLIEGLSPAISIEQKATSHNPRSTVGTVTEIHDYLRLLFARAGTPFCPEHNLALEAQTVSQMVDHVLALPEDSKLMILAPVVANRKGEQLDLFAELRAQGFVRLRVDGKIYEIDALPKLAKSQKHSIDVVVDRLKVREDMRQRLAESFETALRHAEGRAIALEMDSNVEHLFSAKFACPVCAYALQELEPRLFSFNNPMGACPKCDGLGVIQFFDPKRVVAHPDLSLAAGAIRGWDRRNQFYFQLLGSLAAHFKFDIDTPWNELPDEIQQLVLFGSGRQTIPFAYLNERGRPTIREHSFEGIVHNLERRYKETDSVAVREELSKFISDSTCPSCEGTRLRLEARHVRIGGATLHQISRMPLGEARDFFLKLTMTGHKAQVAEKILKEITSRLQFLINVGLDYLSLDRSAETLSGGEAQRIRLASQIGSGLTGVMYVLDEPSIGLHQRDNDRLLKTLAQLRDIGNTVIVVEHDEDAIRSADYVVDIGPGAGVHGGAIVAQGTPQQVENNPASMTGDYLAGRRKIAVPEARRKPDRKKTLQVIGAAGNNLKEVSLELPVGLFTCITGVSGSGKSTLINDTLYAAAAKHLYGSTTEPAAHDEIVGLDHFDKVINVDQSPIGRTPRSNPATYTGLLTPIRELFSGVPESRTRGYGPGRFSFNVKGGRCEACQGDGVIKVEMHFLPDIYVPCDVCHGKRYNRETLEIQYKGKNIHDILQMTVEQAREFFDAVPVVARKLQTLVDVGLSYITLGQSATTLSGGEAQRVKLALELSKRDTGRTLYILDEPTTGLHFQDIELLLSVLHRLADHGNTVVVIEHNLDVIKTADWLVDLGPEGGGGGGRIIAAGTPEAVVKVAESHTGHFLKPLLKKQKAKA